A region of Salinibacter sp. 10B DNA encodes the following proteins:
- the purK gene encoding 5-(carboxyamino)imidazole ribonucleotide synthase, which translates to MASFPTIGILGGGQLGKMMAAEAVRMSVNVRLLSPKDAGPMQFYAGAESGDWTDPDVLRNFGADCDVITVESEWAPAAEAAAALSSDTDVWPSPNTLDVIKDKGVQKQHLADADCPVPAFECCETVEEAIRVADDFGYPVVLKQYRGAYDGYGNATVHSKDELREAWPDLAADDGLMVEVFAEFTRELAVQVARRPGGEQVVYPVAYTEQKNHRCHAVEVPAAVDEAVAEKARAIAQRSVDAVNGVGLVAVELFEMPDGRVLVNELAPRPHNTGHYSIEGCYTSQFENHVRAILDWPLGSTALRTPTAVMVNVLGERENTPAQADTLPDALAVEGVSPHIYGKPDVRPGRKMGHVTALGSDREDVRARAERAADAIHL; encoded by the coding sequence GTGGCATCATTTCCCACCATTGGTATTCTCGGCGGCGGCCAGCTCGGCAAAATGATGGCGGCCGAAGCCGTTCGGATGAGCGTAAATGTCCGCCTGCTCTCTCCCAAAGATGCAGGGCCCATGCAGTTTTACGCCGGGGCCGAATCCGGGGATTGGACCGATCCCGACGTGCTCCGCAACTTTGGCGCCGACTGCGACGTGATTACGGTCGAGAGCGAATGGGCCCCCGCGGCGGAGGCGGCCGCCGCCCTTTCGTCCGACACGGACGTCTGGCCCTCCCCAAACACCCTGGACGTGATTAAAGATAAGGGGGTACAAAAGCAGCATCTCGCCGACGCCGACTGTCCGGTGCCGGCGTTTGAGTGCTGCGAAACGGTGGAAGAAGCGATCCGTGTGGCCGACGACTTTGGCTATCCGGTCGTACTCAAACAGTACCGCGGTGCGTATGACGGCTACGGCAATGCCACGGTCCACTCAAAAGATGAGCTGCGCGAGGCGTGGCCCGACCTGGCCGCGGACGATGGTCTCATGGTCGAAGTCTTTGCGGAGTTTACGCGAGAGTTGGCCGTGCAGGTGGCGCGTCGACCTGGAGGAGAACAGGTCGTCTACCCGGTCGCCTACACCGAGCAGAAAAACCACCGGTGCCACGCCGTCGAGGTGCCGGCAGCGGTGGATGAGGCCGTGGCCGAGAAGGCCCGCGCGATTGCCCAGCGCTCCGTCGACGCCGTGAATGGCGTGGGCCTCGTAGCGGTGGAGTTATTCGAGATGCCGGACGGCCGCGTACTCGTCAACGAGCTGGCCCCGCGTCCCCACAATACGGGCCATTACTCGATTGAAGGTTGCTACACGTCGCAGTTCGAAAATCACGTGCGGGCCATCCTCGACTGGCCGCTGGGCAGTACGGCGTTGCGCACCCCGACCGCTGTCATGGTGAATGTACTCGGCGAACGAGAGAACACCCCTGCCCAGGCCGATACCCTTCCCGACGCGCTTGCCGTCGAGGGAGTAAGCCCACATATTTACGGCAAGCCCGATGTGCGTCCCGGCCGCAAGATGGGTCACGTGACGGCACTCGGCTCCGACCGAGAGGATGTGCGCGCCCGTGCTGAACGCGCCGCCGACGCCATCCACCTGTAA
- a CDS encoding fibronectin type III domain-containing protein, whose translation MSFRSLSSLLVLLLIWSAGAASAQQGPPLPSRQHASALQTQSALPVESLPSVDEAALRAEDARRADRIGPARYGTVLNTTVSPTRDGTWEQLPSGNWLWRIRLQSQDAVSMSVGLKPFQLPEGAQLYLYGPEGTLVHGPYTNDDATNGQLWTPLVPDAEITLELEVPANRRSAVTLRVADVIHGYRSLHSARTPGTKSGTCNLDVACEEADPWQSEVRSVGGYTFSEGESALVCTGALINNTAEDGRPLFLTAEHCVSNAQDAASMVFYWNVQTSTCRTPGTPENGTQPDSLEPQNWGQTSTGAVLRARYGNVHRTNSIAGRPDLSLVEVDDDIPTDYNLFLSGWSRIDTPPSESVTIHHPQGHGKRISFDNDPARVTGYGEPSSGDTHLRIGAWDLGTTEPGSSGSPLFNENQRIVGVLSGGLAGCVNGTAEDNDEPDWYGHLAAGFENGDYQDRTIADVLDPLDSGVETLDGIPLLDNDDNTPPAKIDDLTVIDQDTTSMTLQWTAPGDDGDQGTAVSYKLRYDTTPIESTTDFAEAEAASSVPNPKPANTTQTATVSGLTPDSTYYYAIRAIDDGRNQSSIGTTPKGTRLIDKIPPAPISRFHIRQVNTSTVAVTLEWEATGDDGRRGTAETYDLRYANTPIKTEEDFKNATVISPSLQPVPPPQQESITVGRPDGLEEEKTYHFALVATDNAGNTTPIATPEDTAVLTKTVRITEGGLISEQSSAETQFVVTKTQSLRVELYDLLGRQVGVLFEDRVREGFENTLRYDTISLSTGPYFLRFVGETFTETRKIMVVH comes from the coding sequence ATGTCTTTTCGCTCTCTTTCCTCCCTGTTGGTTTTGCTGCTCATCTGGTCCGCCGGTGCCGCCTCGGCCCAGCAGGGGCCCCCTCTCCCCTCTCGGCAGCATGCCTCCGCCCTCCAAACGCAATCGGCGCTTCCCGTTGAGTCCCTTCCGTCGGTGGATGAAGCCGCACTACGAGCTGAAGATGCTCGTCGGGCCGACCGGATTGGCCCTGCCCGGTACGGTACGGTGCTCAACACCACCGTTTCGCCGACCCGAGACGGCACGTGGGAACAGCTTCCATCCGGGAACTGGCTCTGGCGTATTCGGCTCCAGTCGCAGGATGCAGTGTCGATGAGTGTCGGTCTCAAGCCTTTTCAACTACCCGAAGGCGCCCAACTCTACCTCTACGGACCGGAGGGCACGCTCGTCCACGGCCCCTACACAAACGACGACGCGACCAACGGCCAGCTTTGGACCCCGCTCGTCCCCGACGCTGAGATTACCCTTGAACTCGAAGTGCCTGCCAATCGTCGCTCGGCCGTTACGCTTCGGGTAGCGGACGTCATCCACGGCTATCGCTCACTTCATTCGGCTCGTACGCCGGGAACCAAATCCGGGACCTGCAACCTCGACGTGGCCTGCGAGGAGGCCGATCCATGGCAGTCGGAAGTGCGGTCGGTCGGGGGGTATACCTTTTCCGAAGGCGAGTCCGCCCTCGTTTGCACGGGGGCCCTCATCAACAACACAGCCGAGGATGGACGCCCCCTCTTCCTGACGGCGGAGCATTGCGTGTCCAACGCCCAAGATGCCGCCAGTATGGTGTTCTACTGGAATGTACAAACCTCTACCTGCCGCACCCCCGGCACTCCGGAAAACGGCACTCAACCCGACTCCCTAGAACCTCAGAACTGGGGTCAAACCTCAACCGGGGCCGTGCTCCGTGCCCGCTACGGAAATGTTCACCGAACGAACAGCATTGCGGGTCGGCCCGATCTCTCACTCGTCGAGGTGGACGACGACATTCCCACCGACTACAATCTTTTTCTGAGCGGCTGGAGTCGTATCGACACGCCCCCCTCAGAAAGCGTCACAATTCACCACCCGCAGGGGCACGGAAAACGCATCAGCTTCGACAACGACCCTGCGCGCGTAACCGGGTACGGTGAGCCCAGTAGTGGGGATACGCACCTCCGAATCGGCGCCTGGGACCTTGGAACGACGGAGCCCGGCTCCTCCGGCTCCCCGCTCTTTAATGAGAACCAGCGGATTGTGGGGGTCCTCTCCGGGGGACTAGCGGGCTGCGTCAACGGAACTGCCGAAGACAACGACGAACCCGACTGGTACGGACATCTCGCTGCTGGCTTTGAAAACGGCGACTACCAGGACCGAACGATTGCGGACGTTCTCGATCCCCTCGACTCGGGAGTCGAAACTCTCGACGGCATCCCGCTGCTGGATAACGACGATAACACCCCACCGGCCAAGATTGATGACCTCACCGTGATCGACCAGGACACGACGTCGATGACGCTTCAATGGACCGCCCCAGGCGACGACGGCGACCAGGGAACTGCTGTCTCCTACAAGCTGCGATACGACACGACCCCCATCGAGTCCACCACCGACTTTGCCGAAGCAGAGGCAGCCTCTTCCGTCCCCAATCCCAAACCCGCCAACACGACTCAGACTGCCACGGTGTCCGGCCTGACTCCCGACAGCACGTACTATTATGCAATTCGGGCGATAGACGACGGCCGCAATCAATCGTCAATCGGAACCACCCCGAAGGGGACCCGCCTCATCGATAAGATTCCTCCAGCCCCGATTTCGCGTTTCCACATTCGTCAAGTCAACACGTCGACAGTGGCTGTCACCCTGGAATGGGAGGCCACCGGCGACGATGGACGAAGGGGCACAGCCGAGACCTACGACCTACGCTACGCAAATACGCCCATCAAAACCGAGGAGGACTTCAAGAACGCAACGGTGATTTCCCCCTCGTTGCAACCCGTCCCTCCGCCTCAGCAAGAATCGATCACCGTGGGTCGTCCCGACGGTCTTGAGGAAGAAAAAACCTACCACTTCGCCCTTGTCGCAACCGACAACGCAGGCAACACCACCCCGATCGCAACCCCCGAGGACACAGCTGTCCTGACGAAAACCGTCAGGATCACCGAGGGCGGCCTCATCTCGGAGCAATCTTCCGCCGAGACCCAGTTCGTCGTCACCAAGACCCAGTCCCTGCGAGTGGAACTCTACGACCTCTTGGGACGCCAAGTAGGGGTGCTGTTCGAAGACCGGGTCCGGGAGGGCTTTGAGAATACCCTCCGCTACGACACAATCTCCCTCTCGACCGGCCCCTACTTCCTCCGCTTCGTTGGAGAAACCTTCACGGAAACCCGAAAAATTATGGTGGTCCACTAG
- a CDS encoding DNA translocase FtsK: MASSSSSTATSTSPVIPPRRKWEVLGLVLMVLALLLSLAFLSYAPADDAVAKSAPLVEALLNPSEYPPVQNALGLLGAELARSLVPGFLGYSILIFSLALMVWGYAIFRHWTLQPLLYPTGLALLSAFVIAGFIGWFAHALQVNLVRWAGAVGMGMAGWMQGVFGPPGSFILLLLVVAIMLLLVVDHDIQRSIDRVIDTIRQIENKIQSWVAAWRERRARKKRARETDDRDDARSHDTESSSRSTQSEQASHSEEETEASEASPSAQTERTDTASSSAESSTSQQQSSASDAPADADTPHAEADTESDTTSPDEESPPNTSSPPRPITIQVPDSVGDGRPLRRNDLFRGRLRNRDASAEQDEQEPSDELDLEELEEEFGEALEEVSESEEFEESEESDPHANAEESSAFESSHSSGKEDTADASAQTQTAPSEASASASSEDETTTPESSSPTAEPTPSADASTDEPSDDTSQTDSDESTAAPSDADDVELTVKERVEEEKADEIERAAETPEQVEYESPALDLLEEPSDTDPTVNREELEKNKRILLDKLDTYNVEVDDISAVVGPTVTRYELTPAPGVKVSRIKSLEDDLAMALAAPSVRMMAPIPGKSAVGVEIPNSSRELVRLREVLGTAKFRDTDMTLPIAMGKTIEGEVFLADLTKMPHLLIAGATGSGKSVGLNSLITGLIYACHPMNLRFVIIDPKKIELQQYTALDTQFVAQPQDVDQTVITDIEEASGVLKSVEKEMEERYDLLSEASVRGIEGYNEKFKAGELSPEDGHRHMPYIVVVVDELADLMMAVGDDIEGPISRLAQMARAVGIHLILATQRPSVDVITGVIKANFPSRIAYEVASMADSRTILDQGGAEGLVGNGDMLFLSGSDMRRLQGPFVSVEEVEDVVDFVSQQPGVTPYELPSLLDAGHGPDETLGVEDTDEHFEEAARVTVRRQQGSVSLLQRKLAVGYTRAARIVDQLEEAGIVGPHNGTKARDVLVDSEEELDRLLQGEDVEADA, encoded by the coding sequence ATGGCCTCTTCCAGCTCCTCAACTGCAACGAGCACATCGCCTGTAATTCCCCCGAGGCGGAAGTGGGAAGTGCTGGGACTGGTGCTCATGGTGCTGGCCCTTCTCCTCTCGTTGGCCTTTCTCAGCTACGCCCCGGCCGACGACGCCGTAGCGAAGTCGGCCCCCTTGGTCGAGGCACTACTCAACCCCAGTGAGTACCCTCCCGTCCAGAACGCCCTCGGCCTGCTAGGAGCCGAGTTGGCACGCTCGCTCGTTCCCGGCTTTCTGGGATACAGCATTCTCATCTTCAGCCTCGCCCTGATGGTGTGGGGCTATGCCATCTTTCGCCACTGGACGCTGCAACCACTCTTGTACCCAACCGGCCTCGCGCTTCTGTCGGCATTCGTCATCGCCGGCTTTATTGGGTGGTTTGCTCATGCCCTCCAGGTCAACCTCGTGCGCTGGGCCGGCGCCGTGGGCATGGGCATGGCCGGCTGGATGCAGGGCGTCTTCGGCCCGCCCGGCTCGTTCATTCTCCTGCTGCTGGTCGTGGCGATTATGCTGCTGTTGGTGGTGGACCACGACATCCAACGCTCCATCGATCGGGTCATCGACACGATCCGCCAGATTGAAAACAAGATTCAATCCTGGGTTGCGGCCTGGCGCGAACGACGGGCCCGCAAAAAACGCGCTCGCGAAACGGACGATCGCGACGACGCCCGTTCGCACGACACGGAGTCCTCTTCCCGCTCCACGCAATCGGAACAGGCATCTCATTCCGAAGAGGAGACGGAAGCGTCAGAGGCCTCACCCTCCGCACAGACCGAGCGAACAGACACTGCCTCGTCCTCCGCTGAGTCGTCAACCTCCCAACAACAATCGTCCGCTTCCGACGCCCCCGCAGACGCCGACACGCCCCACGCCGAGGCGGACACCGAATCGGACACGACGTCTCCAGACGAAGAGTCCCCCCCAAACACGTCGTCTCCTCCCCGCCCAATCACGATCCAGGTGCCCGACAGCGTGGGCGACGGGCGCCCGCTACGGCGCAATGATCTCTTCCGTGGACGCCTGCGCAACCGCGATGCATCGGCAGAGCAAGACGAGCAGGAACCGTCCGACGAGCTCGACCTCGAAGAGTTGGAAGAAGAGTTTGGGGAGGCCCTAGAGGAGGTCTCCGAGTCGGAAGAGTTCGAGGAGTCGGAAGAATCGGACCCACACGCCAATGCCGAGGAATCATCTGCTTTCGAGTCCTCCCACTCCTCTGGGAAGGAGGATACAGCGGACGCCTCGGCACAGACGCAGACCGCTCCCTCAGAGGCCAGCGCGAGCGCCTCTTCCGAAGACGAGACAACAACTCCGGAGTCCTCGTCGCCCACCGCCGAACCAACTCCGTCGGCGGACGCCTCTACTGACGAGCCTTCCGACGACACCTCCCAAACAGATTCGGATGAGTCGACGGCGGCCCCGTCCGACGCCGACGATGTAGAGCTTACCGTCAAAGAGCGGGTGGAGGAGGAAAAGGCCGACGAAATTGAACGCGCGGCCGAAACCCCGGAGCAGGTGGAGTACGAGTCTCCCGCGCTCGATTTGCTCGAAGAACCATCGGATACCGACCCCACCGTCAACCGCGAGGAGCTCGAGAAAAATAAGCGCATCCTCCTCGACAAGCTTGACACTTACAACGTAGAGGTTGACGACATTAGCGCGGTGGTGGGCCCTACCGTTACGCGCTACGAACTGACCCCGGCCCCGGGCGTGAAGGTAAGCCGGATCAAATCGCTCGAAGATGACCTTGCGATGGCGCTCGCTGCCCCGAGCGTCCGGATGATGGCCCCGATTCCCGGCAAGTCGGCTGTCGGCGTCGAGATCCCCAACAGCAGTCGCGAACTCGTGCGGCTGCGTGAGGTGCTGGGCACTGCCAAGTTCCGCGACACGGACATGACCCTTCCCATTGCGATGGGGAAGACGATCGAGGGCGAGGTCTTTCTTGCTGACCTTACCAAAATGCCGCACCTCCTCATTGCCGGAGCTACGGGTTCCGGAAAGTCGGTGGGTCTCAACTCCCTCATCACCGGCCTCATCTACGCCTGTCACCCAATGAATCTTCGGTTCGTGATCATCGATCCGAAGAAGATCGAGCTGCAGCAGTACACCGCCCTCGACACCCAGTTCGTTGCCCAGCCCCAGGACGTTGATCAGACGGTCATAACGGACATCGAGGAGGCTTCTGGGGTCCTCAAAAGCGTAGAAAAAGAAATGGAAGAGCGCTACGACCTCCTCTCCGAGGCAAGCGTGCGGGGCATTGAGGGATACAACGAGAAATTTAAGGCCGGCGAGCTGTCGCCGGAGGATGGCCACCGGCACATGCCGTACATCGTGGTGGTGGTCGATGAACTCGCCGACCTCATGATGGCGGTGGGCGACGACATTGAAGGCCCCATTTCCCGCCTTGCCCAGATGGCCCGAGCGGTCGGCATCCATCTCATCTTGGCGACACAGCGCCCGTCGGTCGACGTGATCACGGGCGTCATCAAGGCCAACTTTCCTTCCCGTATTGCCTACGAAGTGGCCTCGATGGCCGACTCCCGCACCATCCTGGACCAGGGCGGCGCCGAGGGACTCGTGGGCAACGGCGATATGCTCTTCCTCAGCGGCAGCGACATGCGACGCCTACAAGGGCCGTTCGTAAGCGTGGAGGAGGTGGAAGACGTGGTCGACTTCGTCTCGCAGCAGCCCGGCGTCACCCCCTATGAGCTCCCGTCCCTCTTGGACGCCGGACACGGTCCGGACGAGACGCTCGGGGTTGAGGATACCGACGAACATTTCGAAGAAGCTGCCCGGGTGACGGTGCGCCGCCAGCAAGGCTCCGTGTCCCTCCTGCAGCGCAAACTGGCTGTTGGGTATACGCGGGCAGCCCGGATTGTCGACCAGTTGGAAGAAGCCGGCATTGTGGGACCCCACAACGGCACAAAAGCACGCGATGTGCTCGTGGACAGTGAGGAGGAACTCGACCGTCTCCTTCAGGGGGAGGACGTCGAAGCCGACGCATAA
- the purE gene encoding 5-(carboxyamino)imidazole ribonucleotide mutase: MSDASAPPIGIAMGSDSDLPVMETAADVLDDFDVSYEMRVLSAHRTPGVMKEYAETAHERGVEVIIAGAGGAAHLPGMIAASTPLPVIGVPVKTSKLNGVDSLLSIVQMPGGVPVGSVAINAADNAALLALQILGTGDAELRQKMLDYKDDLTDKVAEMDERVQEQSSPE; encoded by the coding sequence ATGTCTGACGCTTCTGCTCCTCCCATTGGCATTGCCATGGGCAGCGACTCCGACCTTCCCGTGATGGAGACCGCCGCCGACGTACTCGACGACTTCGACGTCTCCTACGAGATGCGCGTTCTTTCCGCCCACCGCACGCCGGGCGTGATGAAAGAGTACGCCGAAACCGCCCACGAGCGTGGCGTCGAAGTCATCATCGCAGGGGCTGGCGGCGCCGCCCACCTGCCCGGCATGATTGCTGCAAGTACCCCTCTCCCCGTCATCGGCGTGCCCGTGAAGACGAGCAAGCTCAATGGCGTTGACTCGCTGCTTTCCATCGTTCAGATGCCGGGCGGCGTGCCCGTGGGCTCGGTCGCCATCAATGCCGCCGACAACGCCGCCCTCCTTGCCCTCCAGATTCTGGGCACCGGCGACGCGGAACTCCGGCAGAAGATGCTCGACTACAAAGACGACCTGACCGACAAGGTGGCGGAGATGGACGAACGTGTGCAGGAGCAGTCGAGTCCCGAGTAG
- the gcvT gene encoding glycine cleavage system aminomethyltransferase GcvT, with protein MADASDALKTTPLHAVHEDLDARMMGFGGFDMPVQYSSIIEEHMAVREKAGLFDVSHMGELLVSGPQALPLIQRLVTNDASNLYDGRAMYTVMCTPEGGIIDDLIVYRRAEERYMLVLNAANVERDLEWIHEHNTDGASLNDISDETALLALQGPRSLEIAQPFLDRDLDDLKFYHFWDESGVLGCDNIIISRTGYTGEVGLELYVPADEAPRVWNTLLDAGEDAGLKPAGLGARDTLRLEAGLCLHGNDITEQTNPYEAGLGWLVKLEKGDFIGREALQSIHDEGPSRQLVGFVATERGIPRHDHVIQSADGETIGAVTSGTQSPVLEAGIGLGYVPNTPAYTEPGQSLQIASRRRTFTATVKEPPLHKDD; from the coding sequence ATGGCCGACGCTTCCGACGCGCTCAAGACCACTCCTCTGCACGCCGTACACGAAGACCTCGACGCCCGCATGATGGGATTTGGGGGCTTCGATATGCCGGTGCAGTACAGTAGCATTATCGAAGAGCACATGGCCGTTCGGGAGAAGGCCGGGCTCTTCGACGTAAGTCACATGGGCGAGTTGCTCGTCTCAGGCCCCCAGGCCTTGCCCCTCATTCAGCGGCTCGTGACGAACGACGCGAGCAACCTGTACGACGGCCGGGCCATGTATACCGTCATGTGCACGCCCGAAGGCGGCATCATCGACGATCTTATCGTCTACCGTCGAGCGGAAGAGCGCTACATGCTCGTTCTGAACGCCGCCAACGTGGAGCGAGACCTGGAGTGGATCCACGAACACAACACGGACGGGGCGTCCCTCAATGACATCTCCGACGAGACTGCCCTACTGGCCCTCCAAGGCCCTCGCTCGCTGGAGATTGCCCAGCCGTTTCTCGACCGGGACCTGGACGACCTGAAGTTTTACCACTTTTGGGATGAGAGCGGCGTACTGGGCTGCGACAACATTATCATCTCTCGTACGGGCTACACAGGCGAAGTGGGACTAGAGCTTTACGTGCCGGCCGACGAGGCGCCGCGTGTCTGGAATACGCTCCTGGACGCCGGAGAGGACGCCGGCCTGAAACCGGCAGGCCTTGGGGCACGCGATACGCTCCGCCTCGAAGCAGGGCTCTGCCTTCACGGTAACGACATCACCGAGCAGACCAATCCCTACGAAGCGGGATTGGGCTGGCTCGTGAAGCTCGAGAAAGGCGACTTTATCGGACGGGAGGCTCTTCAATCCATCCACGACGAAGGCCCGTCCCGCCAGCTCGTGGGCTTTGTGGCCACCGAGCGTGGGATTCCCCGCCACGACCATGTGATTCAGTCGGCCGACGGGGAAACTATTGGGGCTGTAACCAGCGGCACACAGTCGCCCGTACTCGAGGCAGGGATCGGCCTGGGCTACGTGCCCAATACGCCCGCCTATACTGAGCCTGGGCAGTCTCTCCAAATTGCCAGTCGACGACGCACCTTCACGGCAACGGTCAAGGAACCACCGCTTCACAAAGACGACTAG
- a CDS encoding ATP-dependent Clp protease proteolytic subunit, translating into MASVEDFLQFSSGLTGLSGGIGGGGADGSPTAGLVPKVVEQTTRGERAYDIFSRLLKERIIFVGTPINDQIANLTVAQLLYLDSESSEKPIQMYINSPGGVIYSGLGVYDTMQYVGSPISTICVGVAASMGAVLMAAGEDGQRACLPNSRIMIHQPMGGAEGQASDIQIQAQEVAWLKKRLYQILAHHTDQSFDRIEDDADRNYWMSAEEAQDYGLVDNILNSDTLDHLKALRGDGDAASNGTSDSQDE; encoded by the coding sequence ATGGCCAGCGTCGAGGACTTTCTCCAGTTCAGCAGCGGACTCACCGGTCTTTCCGGAGGCATTGGCGGGGGCGGGGCGGATGGCTCGCCAACGGCGGGCCTTGTGCCCAAGGTCGTGGAGCAGACCACGCGCGGTGAGCGCGCCTACGACATCTTCAGCCGACTGTTGAAGGAACGGATCATATTCGTCGGAACCCCGATCAACGACCAGATCGCCAACCTGACAGTGGCGCAGCTCTTGTATCTGGATAGCGAGAGCTCGGAGAAACCCATTCAGATGTACATCAACTCTCCGGGCGGGGTCATCTACAGCGGCCTCGGCGTCTACGACACGATGCAGTACGTTGGCTCGCCGATTTCGACCATCTGCGTGGGAGTGGCCGCTTCGATGGGGGCAGTGCTTATGGCGGCAGGGGAAGACGGCCAGCGTGCCTGTCTACCCAACTCGCGCATCATGATCCATCAGCCCATGGGAGGAGCCGAAGGACAGGCCTCCGACATTCAGATTCAGGCGCAGGAGGTGGCGTGGCTTAAGAAGCGCCTGTACCAGATTCTTGCCCACCATACCGACCAGAGCTTCGACCGGATCGAGGACGATGCGGACCGCAACTACTGGATGAGTGCCGAAGAAGCTCAGGACTACGGGCTTGTGGACAACATTCTCAACTCCGATACCCTAGACCACCTCAAGGCCCTGCGGGGCGACGGTGACGCTGCCTCGAACGGCACCTCAGACTCCCAGGACGAATAG
- a CDS encoding 2-phosphosulfolactate phosphatase, whose amino-acid sequence MDAEVFLTYSSVSEDDVRNRTVVVIDVLRACSTITTALHNGARAVMPVQDMAEAGKIASNLDPDVYRLGGERDGEKIDGYHLGNSPPDYTENEVENRDVILNTTNGTQALSRAKSAKHLVAACFLNAGRVVDFVRAVDDEVTIVCAGQQNRLALEDTLCAGLLLDRLWEDDEPDVVTDSAHTAYTLYHTDRDHLSSALRRANHAEWLIQKGFGDDLDYCFRIDPLPILPYYTENRLVRYEQASAS is encoded by the coding sequence ATGGACGCCGAAGTCTTTCTCACATACTCCAGCGTTTCCGAGGACGACGTCCGCAACCGGACGGTTGTGGTCATCGATGTCCTCCGGGCCTGCTCCACGATTACCACAGCGCTCCACAATGGCGCCCGTGCAGTGATGCCCGTGCAGGACATGGCCGAGGCCGGCAAGATTGCAAGCAATTTGGATCCCGACGTGTACCGCCTCGGAGGGGAGCGCGACGGCGAAAAGATTGACGGATATCACTTGGGCAACTCCCCCCCGGACTACACGGAGAACGAGGTCGAGAACCGTGACGTCATCCTCAACACCACGAACGGCACACAAGCCCTTTCCCGAGCCAAATCAGCTAAACATCTGGTCGCAGCCTGCTTTTTGAATGCCGGTCGCGTGGTGGACTTCGTTCGGGCCGTCGACGACGAGGTCACCATCGTCTGCGCGGGTCAGCAGAACCGGCTGGCGCTCGAAGATACGCTTTGTGCCGGTTTGCTCCTCGACCGCCTCTGGGAGGATGACGAGCCAGACGTAGTGACGGACTCAGCCCACACGGCCTACACGCTCTACCACACCGACCGCGACCACCTATCGTCGGCCCTCCGAAGGGCCAATCACGCGGAATGGCTCATACAGAAGGGGTTTGGGGACGACCTGGACTACTGCTTCCGGATTGATCCCCTGCCAATCCTCCCCTACTATACAGAAAATCGACTCGTTCGCTACGAGCAAGCATCAGCGTCTTGA